Proteins co-encoded in one Salvia splendens isolate huo1 chromosome 4, SspV2, whole genome shotgun sequence genomic window:
- the LOC121798740 gene encoding DNA-3-methyladenine glycosylase-like isoform X2: MSKYYAKKQTLMKSKEINSEKQKHNTNFFSKNLKKIYPIGLQKRSHCSPISLSSLSLSLSQNSTDDSSPTDSASPPPLEEKILSALHLLSPIQSPPPSHDDEEPRRCSWITKNSDSVYVQFHDECWGVPVYDDNKLFELLAMCGLLMDLNWTEILKRRQLLREAFSGFDPYKVSKMGEKEINTIISNKDVALAERRVRCVVDNAKCITKIARECGSFSCYMWEYVSYKPVINKFRHSRNVPLRSPKAEIISKDLVTSGFRYGDCVDLAERPWRHF; this comes from the exons ATGTCTAAATACTAcgcaaagaaacaaacccttatGAAATCCAAAGAAATCAACAGTGAAAAGCAGAAGCACAACACCAATTTCTTCTCCAAAAACCTCAAGAAAATCTATCCCATTGGCCTCCAAAAAAGAAGTCATTGCTCCCCCATCTCATTATCTTCCTTGTCGCTCTCGCTCTCGCAGAATTCAACCGATGATTCTTCCCCGACCGACTCAGCTTCTCCCCCACCGTTGGAGGAGAAGATCTTGTCCGCGCTGCACTTGCTTTCCCCCATCCAATCTCCGCCTCCGTCCCATGACGATGAAGAGCCGAGGAGGTGCAGCTGGATCACCAAAAACAGTG ACAGCGTTTACGTCCAATTTCACGACGAATGCTGGGGAGTACCAGTTTATGATGACAA TAAGCTTTTTGAGCTTCTTGCAATGTGTGGACTCCTCATGGACTTGAACTGGACCGAAATCCTTAAAAGAAGACAGCTTTTAAG GGAAGCTTTTAGTGGTTTTGATCCTTACAAAGTGAGCAAAATGGGGGAAAAGGAGATCAACACCATAATCTCAAACAAAGACGTAGCTTTAGCGGAAAGGAGAGTTAGGTGCGTAGTTGACAACGCAAAATGCATTACAAAG attgCTAGAGAATGTGGTTCATTTAGCTGCTACATGTGGGAGTACGTGAGCTACAAACCGGTGATCAACAAGTTCCGGCACTCAAGAAACGTGCCGTTGAGGAGCCCGAAGGCGGAGATCATAAGCAAGGATCTTGTGACAAGTGGATTCCG ATATGGGGACTGCGTTGATCTTGCTGAGAGGCCATGGAGACACTTCTAA
- the LOC121798740 gene encoding DNA-3-methyladenine glycosylase-like isoform X1, translating into MSKYYAKKQTLMKSKEINSEKQKHNTNFFSKNLKKIYPIGLQKRSHCSPISLSSLSLSLSQNSTDDSSPTDSASPPPLEEKILSALHLLSPIQSPPPSHDDEEPRRCSWITKNSDSVYVQFHDECWGVPVYDDNKLFELLAMCGLLMDLNWTEILKRRQLLREAFSGFDPYKVSKMGEKEINTIISNKDVALAERRVRCVVDNAKCITKIARECGSFSCYMWEYVSYKPVINKFRHSRNVPLRSPKAEIISKDLVTSGFRYVGPVIVYSFMQAAGMTVDHLLHCYRYGDCVDLAERPWRHF; encoded by the exons ATGTCTAAATACTAcgcaaagaaacaaacccttatGAAATCCAAAGAAATCAACAGTGAAAAGCAGAAGCACAACACCAATTTCTTCTCCAAAAACCTCAAGAAAATCTATCCCATTGGCCTCCAAAAAAGAAGTCATTGCTCCCCCATCTCATTATCTTCCTTGTCGCTCTCGCTCTCGCAGAATTCAACCGATGATTCTTCCCCGACCGACTCAGCTTCTCCCCCACCGTTGGAGGAGAAGATCTTGTCCGCGCTGCACTTGCTTTCCCCCATCCAATCTCCGCCTCCGTCCCATGACGATGAAGAGCCGAGGAGGTGCAGCTGGATCACCAAAAACAGTG ACAGCGTTTACGTCCAATTTCACGACGAATGCTGGGGAGTACCAGTTTATGATGACAA TAAGCTTTTTGAGCTTCTTGCAATGTGTGGACTCCTCATGGACTTGAACTGGACCGAAATCCTTAAAAGAAGACAGCTTTTAAG GGAAGCTTTTAGTGGTTTTGATCCTTACAAAGTGAGCAAAATGGGGGAAAAGGAGATCAACACCATAATCTCAAACAAAGACGTAGCTTTAGCGGAAAGGAGAGTTAGGTGCGTAGTTGACAACGCAAAATGCATTACAAAG attgCTAGAGAATGTGGTTCATTTAGCTGCTACATGTGGGAGTACGTGAGCTACAAACCGGTGATCAACAAGTTCCGGCACTCAAGAAACGTGCCGTTGAGGAGCCCGAAGGCGGAGATCATAAGCAAGGATCTTGTGACAAGTGGATTCCGGTACGTGGGGCCCGTCATCGTCTACTCCTTTATGCAGGCGGCCGGGATGACCGTTGATCATCTCCTTCATTGCTACAGATATGGGGACTGCGTTGATCTTGCTGAGAGGCCATGGAGACACTTCTAA
- the LOC121798010 gene encoding phosphatidylinositol 4-kinase gamma 7-like, with protein MSRNMDSPVQTQMAVAAFKSPLGSGEYHGTNGLERKSSRRVFVQTETGCVLGMELNRSDNVNTVKRRLQVALNFPIEESSLTFGDMVLKNDLSAIRNDSPLLLTRNLMHRSSSTPCLSPTGKDIQQRDQSGPIEILGHSFRFAKTKQLVKETVKAIKNGVDPIPAQGGLGGAYYFRNVRGDSVAIVKPTDEEPFAPNNPKGFVGKALGQPGLKRSVRVGETGFREVAAYLLDYDNFANVPPTSLVKITHSIFNINDGVNANRPQTKKLVSKIASFQQYIPHDFDASDHGTSSFPVSSVHRIGILDIRIFNTDRHAGNLLVRKLDDVGRFGQVELIPIDHGLCLPESLEDPYFEWIHWPQASIPFSDDELEYISNLDPARDSEMLRSELPMIREACLRVLHLCTIFLKEAATYGLCLAEIGEMMSREFRNGEEEPSDLEVICIEARRLITEEVFSPRGESDDDGFLFDIDCEDGGYELTQKSSSEVSASAFHFGNGHALLSRLEEGPEEEEESEGDEEKELVSPPTLAKNQSISKLSMSLKYTSLGEKKQPKFPKFAASKSDNAASSSSRRSANEQLPASSSFVKLADMKDDKWALFLEKVQELLHPAFAKRKSITLGQKQRQRLGTSCQF; from the coding sequence ATGTCTCGTAACATGGACAGTCCTGTGCAGACCCAGATGGCTGTAGCAGCTTTCAAGAGTCCGCTTGGAAGTGGGGAATACCATGGGACTAATGGGTTGGAAAGGAAATCCTCAAGACGTGTTTTTGTACAGACCGAGACAGGCTGTGTGTTGGGGATGGAGTTGAACAGGAGTGACAATGTGAATACTGTTAAGAGGAGGCTGCAGGTTGCCCTCAATTTCCCCATTGAGGAGAGCTCTTTGACATTTGGTGATATGGTTCTGAAAAATGACCTCAGTGCCATTCGGAATGATTCTCCCCTGCTGCTAACAAGGAATCTGATGCATAGGAGCTCCTCTACTCCATGTTTGTCTCCCACTGGTAAGGACATCCAGCAGAGAGATCAAAGTGGGCCGATCGAGATATTGGGTCATTCATTTCGCTTTGCTAAGACGAAACAACTCGTCAAGGAAACTGTCAAGGCGATTAAGAATGGGGTTGATCCAATCCCTGCTCAAGGTGGGCTGGGAGGTGCTTATTATTTTAGAAATGTTCGTGGTGACAGTGTGGCAATTGTGAAACCTACGGATGAAGAGCCATTTGCTCCAAACAACCCAAAGGGCTTTGTTGGTAAAGCCCTTGGGCAGCCAGGCTTAAAGCGATCTGTTAGAGTTGGTGAAACTGGGTTTCGCGAAGTTGCTGCATATCTACTCGACTATGATAATTTTGCAAATGTGCCTCCTACCTCATTGGTGAAGATTACTCACTCAATCTTCAACATCAATGATGGTGTGAATGCAAACAGGCCACAGACCAAGAAGCTTGTAAGCAAAATTGCATCCTTCCAGCAGTACATCCCACATGATTTTGATGCTAGTGACCATGGGACCTCAAGTTTCCCTGTTTCTTCTGTGCATCGGATTGGGATTCTAGACATTAGGATTTTTAACACAGATAGGCATGCTGGTAATCTTTTAGTTAGGAAACTTGATGATGTAGGCAGGTTTGGTCAAGTGGAACTTATCCCCATTGATCATGGCCTCTGCTTGCCTGAGAGTTTGGAAGATCCATATTTTGAGTGGATTCATTGGCCCCAGGCTTCCATTCCTTTCTCAGATGATGAACTTGAGTACATAAGCAATCTTGATCCTGCTCGTGATTCAGAGATGCTGCGAAGTGAGCTTCCCATGATCCGGGAGGCTTGTTTGCGCGTCCTGCATCTGTGCACCATTTTCCTCAAGGAGGCTGCTACATATGGGCTGTGTTTGGCTGAGATTGGGGAAATGATGAGTAGGGAGTTCCGCAATGGTGAGGAGGAACCGAGCGATCTTGAGGTTATATGCATTGAGGCAAGAAGGCTTATTACTGAGGAGGTCTTTTCCCCCAGAGGTGAATCAGATGATGATGGCTTCCTATTTGACATAGATTGTGAAGATGGTGGCTATGAGTTAACCCAGAAATCGTCATCTGAAGTCTCTGCATCAGCCTTCCATTTTGGTAATGGCCATGCTCTACTTTCTAGACTCGAGGAAGGCccagaggaagaagaggaaagcGAAGGAGATGAGGAGAAGGAGTTAGTTAGTCCTCCAACCTTAGCGAAGAACCAAAGTATTTCCAAACTGTCTATGTCACTGAAATATACTAGCTTAGGTGAGAAGAAGCAGCCCAAGTTCCCAAAGTTTGCAGCGTCCAAATCTGACAATGCTGCCTCCTCATCTAGCCGGAGGAGCGCAAACGAGCAACTCCCAGCAAGCAGCAGCTTTGTGAAGCTAGCGGACATGAAGGATGACAAGTGGGCGCTGTTTCTGGAGAAGGTTCAAGAGCTGCTTCACCCTGCATTCGCCAAGCGCAAGTCTATCACGCTCGGCCAGAAGCAGAGGCAGAGGCTCGGAACTTCTTGCCAGTTTTGA